tttttcaaaaaaaaaaaaaatattataatttatgatactcactaaatttatattattattaatcacTGATGAAGATTATTTagtcaatttatttgattttcttACTCTATTATTCCTGatgatatataaattttctctttttatttatcaaaattttatatgcaactctcctttttttcttctcaacATGAGACCAGAATGCAGCATTCTCTTTGTTGAAGTATCTCAAACATCAGTATGTTTGAACTGATGATTTGGCAGATTTCTCAATCTTCTGGAAAAAGAAGGCAGATAATTTTGGTGAACAATACCAAAGTTTACATGATATATATACTAAAATCCACACAAAATAATCCACACAAAGTACCTCTCATATCTTTGCTTTGCAAATTGGTTGAACACAATTCTCTCCTCTGGATGTGCCCATCAGATTCTGCAGAGCTTTATGTTTGTTTCATAATCATAACTCTCcattcatctcataagcaatgaAATGGTGAATtacaagaaattaaaaagagaaagTACATGAAAAGAAAAACCTTACTTTTGTTGCTTGGAATAACATATTAGTTACATTAGTGCATAGGTTTAAAGATCTCTTGTGTTTTATTCAAGCATTCTTCTTGAAGGTTTGAGATAATATGGAATTTTCAGTTCAGCCAGCAACTCTTTTCAAGTGAAATGTAAGCAAACATATCTTTCCTCATGTTAGCTTAGCTGCTTTCACTGCCACCCTATCACTGCAACTAATGAGTCAAAAAAAGGGAGAGAACATAAAAGTCAGCATAGAATGGACTCATTAATTTGCAAGAAAAAGAATCTGCTAAAACAATTTAATAGGAATTTTATAGTCAAACCAAACAACCTAAGCTGCAGCCCTGATTGCATTAAGTCAAACTGTAAAATAGAGCAGCCCATGTTTGAATGACAAAAATTTCTTTGTTTGCTGTTGAACTAGCAAAACACTTTTCTACTATCAAACTTTTCTCATCTACAAGTTTTGACAGTTCTTTGCATCAGTATAAATTCTTTTGTTAAGCAGGTTATTTAGTGAACTGTATTCATCAAGTTTAGTTCTCAAAGAAGGCCATCataagtagtagtagtagtagtagtagtagtagtagtagtagtagtaatagtagtagtagtagtagttcaTTAAGCTGCTTCTCAGTTCATGATACCATTAAAATATTTGAATCAACTCTTATCAGTTAACTCTTGCGCAAAGAATTATGATCTACATTGCAGTAAGGAAGATGGGAGCCAAAATGCAACAAAATGGTTACATAGATGCTTGTCATTTGTGCCAGGCTCATCATAGACTTCAACAAACCTCAGATTCTTTCAACACTTGGTGAAAGAAGGGACTTCTTGACACCAATCTAAGGGGATTCTTTTGTTCTTCCTATTAATTGTTGTGTATGTTCTTTTCTGCTCAGACAGTTACTACTTGGCTTGTGTTTAAGATATTATTAGCCTGGGTGATATCCATATGTATGCCTTTCCACCTTCACGTTCTACCATTATTACTTTGGAATGCAGCTCTCCTGGTGGCCAGCCAAATCCCTTTTAGGTGAGTTAGGTACAATAAAATTGTACAAGTGTCACAGGTAGAGGCTTCTGCAAAAAGTGCTCTCAGATCTCCTCTGAGGTAACCAATCTTTCAGCACTGGTGGCAAAGGACAAGAATCATGCAGAGGTAAATATCTTGCAATGAATAGATTTGCTCAGTGGATAGTGATGCATAAATATTAGATTTCAAATTATAACATCTTTTTAATGGATAACCAATCCATGACAACATCAACACTTAATCTGATCCAATGCAGTAGAGAGTGAAGCATACAGATCCCAAATACTATATTAGAATGGGCATATCAGCCACATCCATACAGCTTCTATGTCTTCTTCAAGCAGTTGCCACAATGCCACTATATTCGATGCTTCCATGGAAATATCTGCAACAGTGCAAAGGAGTTGAGGTTGCAGGTTGGTATTGGAAAATGGAAGCAATGACATCATGACTGCCCTGTCTTTGGCTGGGAGAGGAGTCTTTCTGCTGAAAGAGTGGAAGCAAAAGGACTCCACACTAGATAAGAAAAGCTGACCATGTCTGGTGGCAAAAGAAGGATGCCTGCCAACAAAAGTGGTGGTGTTGGCAGCAATCACAGCAATGGATTCATGGTGATTTTGATCACTAACCGGGAGATATGCTCTTTTCAGGTGTCAGTGTGAGAAGATGCTTGCTTGAAGCACCGAGTGTGACCTGCAACCTGATGCCAAGATCTTGGTGGAGAGCAACTCATTCTAATGGAAGTTGAGTTGGCGACAGAAGATTGGCGTTGGAAACAAAACAAGGAATCATTGgattatgatttgatgaacttcTCAGAGGACAGTGTCGATGCTAAATTGATGGTTCTGCAGCTTTGGAATGGTAGGCTTTGTTTCTTTTCTGAGGGTGAGAGGAGAGATAGGAGTTTCACCCACCAAACCAAGCTAATTTCCTTAACCTGATAATGAGTAGCTCAAGTAAAAGAACTTCCTAAATTAGCATTATGTTCCAAGCtaaatgttgaattgtccttaaCCTAATCAAAGTTAGATTATCTTTGACCAATGCTATCTAATAGATGGGTTAATAAAGCTTTGTGTTTAAGATAAAACAATGCACAAATTAGCACTTGGATTCTCAGACTAACTCATGGACAAAATGATCTCAATCTGAAAAATACACAAACTAATACAACATaacataataataaatataacaaaaattATTTCTGATAGTTGTGAGGAAGAAAAAGTAAATGCATCTACACTTGAAGGACAAATAAATGAAGTTGATTTGTTCATCAGTGGAGCAAAAGTTAACAGTATTCTACAGTGGAAGAAAGTCACCACTTTTGACAAATGTGCCATGCTACAAAATGAGAACTCTTGACATATTGGTGTTCTTCTGGGGGGGAAACAATCAGAGACTTTGAAAGATGAACACATACTCCTCCTCTTAGAGGGTGTGTTGACACTGATAATTATAAATACAAGAACAAACTTGCTGATGAACAACAAATACTTCTCAAGAACAAAGATATTGCTTTTCTTTCAATTTCAGAAATAAATTTGGGTGTCATCACTTAATTATTGCTTCTAAATTTCAGTGAATTATGTGGCACAGTTGGTAGAATGAATGATGTCAAGAAAGCGATTTGACCACCATAAAAGCTTTAGGGGTTGTATGTTTGACCAGAATGTGAGAAATATTTCTCTCGTGTTGCTGCATTGCCTCCATGTCAATTCGGCAACATAGAGTGCGCACCGAGCAGTGCTCTTAGTACTCGTGGCACTGTCCATAACACTGTTCTAAGTGATTCCAACAAGAGATTAAGCAGATTTCAATGAGCTTCGGTGACTCCCATGTTTATCATGCTTCAGATTGTTTTGCATAATGTTGCATGAATCACTCCTAAGATTAGCAGACAAAGGGCAAACACTGACCTAACATCCCCCACTCTCGCTTGCTGCATGTGCTGTGATTGTTCTCTAGCAACAGTCTCTCTTCTTCCTACAGTATAAAGAAGGATGATGAGATATATATAGGACAGTATACATGTCACAAATCACTAGGCGAGGTTTCCTTTCTGCATCTCCTTTGGCCTCCCTTTCGATGcttccttcttctctttctcacATATGGGCACAGCACCTCGTGGCTCCATTCCCTGTAATGGCaatcatgatgatgatgactgcGACCATCTTCCGCCCAAATCCCTCTCCCTTCACTCCCATAGCTATCCCTGTCTTCACCACCAGTGCGTCACCACCATTAGAGCTCACGCTTGCTACGTCGCTGCCCTCGCTGTTCATGGGACGTCCGTCTACAGCGGCGGCTCCGACCAAGAGATCAGAGTCTGGCCATCTGTTCTTTTAGACTCGTCGTCCACAGCGAGGACTGATCATCCTGCAAGCTTCACTGTGGCTCAAACAGAGAGCCCGGTGAAATCGCTTCTTGTGTCAGGTGACAACCTGTTCAGCTCTCACCAAGACGGCGAGATCCGCGTGTGGCAGATAAACCAGAGGGAGCAGCGCTGCTACAAGCTGAAAGCAGTTTTGCCGACCTCCATGGACCGGTTTTTGAGCTTCCTGTCGCCCAAGAACTATGTGCAAGTCCGCAGACACAAGAAGTGCTCCTGGGTGCACCACGTTGACGCCGTCTCCGGCCTCGCGCTCTCGCACGACGGCGCGCTCCTCTACTCCATCTCCTGGGACCGCACTCTAAAGGTGTGGCGCACCTCCGGGTTCAGGTGCATAGAGTCCGTCGCGGGCGCCCACCAGGACGCCATCAACGCGATCGCGGTGTCGCGGAACGGCCACATCTATACGGGCTCGGCCGACGCCAAGATCAACGTGTGGAGGAGGAGTGGCGAGGAGGGGAAGCACTCGCTGGTGCAGACGCTGGAGCGGCACCGGTCGGCGGTGAACGCGCTGGCGCTGAGCGCCGACGACCGAGTGCTGTACTCGGGAGCGTCCGACCGCTCCGTGGTGGTGTGGGAAGGGGGCAGCGGGGGGATGGCGGCCACCGGGGAGCTCAGGGGACACAGGAGGGCCATCCTGTGCCTTGTGGCGGCCGGGGACGTGGTCTGCAGCGGCTCGGCGGATAGGACGGTGAGGGTGTGGAGGAGAGGACGAGAGCAGAAGGGGCGCCACAGCTGCTTGGCCGTAATGGAAGGCCACGGAGGGCCCGTCAAGAGCTTGGCGATGGTAGTGCtggaaagcagcagcagcagcagtagcagtacATGCCTGGTTCTCAGTGGAGGTTTGGACTGTGATCTAAAGCTGTGGAGACTCTCAGTTCCTTCTCTCTCTTAGGAGGACACCTCCCTGGCTTTGGAAGTACAGCTTCTCTTAGATCGAAGATGATACTCCATCGTCCTCCCCACGGGATGCTTGACCACGTTCATGGCCATGCCTGGCCACAGTCAAAAAAGGGTTTACGGCCATCTACCATTGGCTTGGCCACAGTTCAAAGTAATACTAATTGAACGAACTGAACCTTTAAGGCCACATGTTATCCAGAAACCACGTAACATAGATGATAGGAGATGATTAAATGGCCGAGTTCTATCACTATAGTACCTTTATGAGGAGCATATCAACAAGGATTAGTTGTACTGTCACTTCATCATCACTGTGTCACACCCTTCATGGTTTATTTTATGTGATGCATATGTATTGCAAAAGTAGGCCCAAATGATGAATCAATTatgtctgatatatatatatatatatatatatatatagagagagagagagagagagagagagagagagagagagagagagagtagattgTTTTCTTTAAAGTAAGATAGATTGAATCAAAAGCCTGATGTC
The window above is part of the Musa acuminata AAA Group cultivar baxijiao chromosome BXJ2-6, Cavendish_Baxijiao_AAA, whole genome shotgun sequence genome. Proteins encoded here:
- the LOC135615958 gene encoding protein JINGUBANG-like, which encodes MGTAPRGSIPCNGNHDDDDCDHLPPKSLSLHSHSYPCLHHQCVTTIRAHACYVAALAVHGTSVYSGGSDQEIRVWPSVLLDSSSTARTDHPASFTVAQTESPVKSLLVSGDNLFSSHQDGEIRVWQINQREQRCYKLKAVLPTSMDRFLSFLSPKNYVQVRRHKKCSWVHHVDAVSGLALSHDGALLYSISWDRTLKVWRTSGFRCIESVAGAHQDAINAIAVSRNGHIYTGSADAKINVWRRSGEEGKHSLVQTLERHRSAVNALALSADDRVLYSGASDRSVVVWEGGSGGMAATGELRGHRRAILCLVAAGDVVCSGSADRTVRVWRRGREQKGRHSCLAVMEGHGGPVKSLAMVVLESSSSSSSSTCLVLSGGLDCDLKLWRLSVPSLS